The genome window GACTGACCACTGCTGCACGCTGTCTGTTTCCTCCTCTCCAGTTCCCCAGCAGAGTAAGAGGCTCAACACGCCGGCCATCGCCCTACGATCCAAATCCATGACTTCAGAACTGGAGGAGATGGGTGAGAAACAGGCTTAGatcaattagattttttttctgacaagGGGGAGGGGTGGATGGCAAAGAGTGAGCAGATGAAGGTGAGAGCCATAAAgctgaagaggagaaaaaaagttaGTGAGTAGAAATAGATGGAGGTGATAAAGAATGATAGAAACAGTGTGAAACCACAGTGCTAGGGGTTATTAAGGATGCTGAAAGTGAGACGGGGAGTTGAGCTCGGGCTAAATTTAGACAGCAAGAAAGTAGAGAGGGATATAGTATATTCAAGATTGGCCTCCGCCATGGATGACGCTCTCAATGCATTTCACTGTTCTTTCAGAGGTTCCACACTGTCACTTCCAGCACCCACACTACAGGTAACCCCACCCAGAAAAAGTGTCGCCATCCACCCTGTGATCCCCCTCTCACTGCCCGCCTATCCTCCCTCTTACTCCCTCTGGACCCCACCACTGCTCCCCGGCCCACCCTCAGCTTTAACCCCAGCATCCACAGAGCAGCCTACCACTgctcaacacacactcacacatttgtTTCCAGGGTAACCGCTGCAGGGGAACGATAAGAGTTTCCAGGTGCCATAAACATCAGGATCTTAACGATCTTAAGTTGCAAAATGTGTCCCTGTTTTGTCCGTATCCTTTGTTGAAACCGCCCCTGATTCACTTGGAAGAAATCACACCCAGGTTAAAATTATTGAGATGAGTAATTTtcttagacaaaaaaaaagacaactttgttCTGGGTATGGTTGCTATGGGAACAGCATTATGTGTGGCTATGTTTATGCCATCTCTATTTGAGGCAAAACAGTGGGAGGAGAGTGCATGTTGAGGGCCAACGCCCCCATTTGCAGATCATAATGTCGGCCAGTGTTTTATTGATGACTGGGTTTTATCTTCTAAACATTTCtgatgcttgctgctgctgtacctGTCGCTGCTCTCTGGTTCTAAGCATGGTTGGTGATGTATGAGTACCAAGTGACATGTGGGGCTGCTGGGGCAGCTTCAGTACTTTTTCTCTTACGAAACAATGTGAGACGCCAACCCTGTTGAGAGTCGACAGTCAGACATCGATCAGGCCTTTGCTTCATCCCTACTCCCAGTCTCCTCCCTCACTTCCCTTATCTGTGTGGCGTGCCCTCACCTGACCAGCACAAAGCATGAGCACCCAGTCTGAAACACCAGGTACCAGTTTCCTGAAATCTGAACCCACCTCCCCACTGAAACACATAATCCAGTGCTCATCACACACTCTGTGCTCTTCCTGTATATTCAGTGATACTGGACAGGCCAAAGTCTTTTTTACGACTCACAGATTCACTCCAGCAGGGGCTGAGGATTTTAAAGTATATATCACCAGAGGATCTACATAATGACACAACTGGTTATCTGATAATCATCATTCCACAGTGCTGAGCATTGACATGCATACATGTGTTAAAAGTGCCAGAGGCAGATACCAGCTTAACCGAATATATTTCAATATTTCTGTAGCCCTTTAACATCAACAAAatctaatacatttttataagattctttttaaaacataaatattaggGTGAGAGTTGAACTCTCAGTCCTGAAAAGGAAAGTGCATTTATCAATTGATATCTCAAGTTTTCTCGAGCAGCGGCGGCTTCATTTGTAGTCAGGAGCCTTATTACTGAGGTCGTCTTTGCTTGTGCCTCCTTCTGGATCAAGGTGAGAGAAGCACAATGTGTGACGAAGCCATGTCAGCCGCGGCCATATGCTTATTCAAATGCATTAGAATTCATTTAGCCGTGACGCCTGTTAAACTATCTCACCTCTGTGATTGGTGCAGTGTCCCAGTTCACCTAGAAGTCATGCCGCAAGATAACAAGGGCATGCAAATGGAAACGATTGTGCAGTGAATTTAAGATGAcagatttcactgtttacacGAGTTTGTACATGTGTTTTGACAAAAGTGTGGCTCAGTAAGTATTTCTgcacttaaaataaacacaatttaccAAACACCTTCACGGCTCATTTAGCCGTCAAACATTAAGATTTAACCCCTGTTCAATTAAGCTTAATAAATACAGTGGCTTGAGCATGAATATGGCAGCCAACACTGTtcagcagacacagacacacactcacaccagtgGATGAACACACTCAAGGGTCACCTTCGGTTTCCACTCCTTACTCCCTTATGGACTTGTCCTTTCACTGTTCACTGGCTTAACCACTaactctgtgtttctttgtctcctctgtccACACTTCATCATGGACGGGATCCTAATCATTTAACAGTGGAGCGAGGTGGGAGTCTAAttccacatttgtgtgtgtgtgtgtgtcttcaagTGTGTCATAGCGAGTAACGGCAGGCAgcgtattgtgtgtgtgtgtgtttgtgtgtgcagcatATTTACTGTATCGCCAGTGTGCATGCTTCACTTGTCTTTAAAGCGTGGGCACGATGTACGTTCTTTTTACATCAAAGATCGAAAAGCCTGGTGGGGTGACTCAGTTTGTCAGGCTCAAGGGATTATGATTAGTATTCAGTGTAACAACTCTGTATCGCACTTTCACTCCTGCCAAAACTTAAGTCTCCTTTTGTCCTCCTTCCAGCTGCTAccccttggaaaaaaaaatcaggtatGCTCTGGTACACTGTTGCTGTAGGCATTGTATTTACAGTACATCTGTCGACAGTGGGCCACTttcctcactctctgtctcttttccttCAGAATTCGAATCTTCACAAGttacagagaagaagaggacagTCTATCAGATGGCTTTGAGTAAGGCACCTCGTGTTTCTTCAGTGGATCTCTGCCTTTTGGTCTCATCCACCCTCATCGATTGTCGCTTTCcacacagttttgtttgtttttgtaacgtTGTTGCTGTCCATTTTTCTGTTTCATTGTTGGATGtccctttgtctctctctttctccctcttcctGTTGCTTTCTCTTCtaatttttttcctctcagatAAACTAGATGAAATTCTTGCAGCAGCTCAGCAGACAATCAGCACCAATGAGGCGCCAGGGACTCGGGGACAGGGGccaaaaagagacagagggCGAAGTTTCTATGGCAATGAGGTGCGTATGGAGAAACATGCTGCAATTAATGAGTCCTgagttactgtatgtgtattcCTGCGATAACTATGGTCTGGCATCACACTCGATACGCTTCTATGCACAGACATTATGCCCCCTTTCAGATTTATTAGATATAGGCAGTTTCCAACTTGGATACTTGTACTGTAAACCGAGGATGCAGAGTTCACAGTTCTAACATGATGCTAATGTTTGCAGCAACAACTTGTCACATCTAACGGTGATcatatattgtgtgtgttttattcttgaCTTATATGAACCTTAGCATTGAATCTTATTTATGGCATCGACATTTAATCAATTCTACTTAACACCAAACTGTGACCTTTAGTCCCTTTCAGCTCATTGTTTCTGTTCTCTGACctctttgtcacttttttttttttttttttactattttaggCAAATTACGGGGATCAGTCCGGGGTGGGGATGATGTCATCTGGTTTGGGACTCGGCTACGCCCGTGGACAGTACACCTCAGGTCACGGCCCACCGCATGGTATGCTGCGGCAGAAATCCATCGGTGAGGCTGTCTGTTTTTTCTGGCCCTctgtccacctgtctgtctgtcctctgaaaCAGTAGTGGTCAACACTGTGCTGACCTGTTTGTCCATGGCCAACAATGTCTTGTCTGTGGCCAACAAATGTGTGCGCTTTATGTCTGTAGATAACTGTATGCATATTATATGTGCACTGTAGAAGTAAGGTATCTGTTTGTCTTATACTCACCCTACTAATGTTTGTTATAAACAAAAGTGCCACTAATCTTTCTATTTTATTCAGatggcttgtttttttctggtgtgtTGCTTTAAGGAAGCTTTATtaactctttctctttcttgtttGTGGAATATATAGCTCTAACTAATGTAGGCTACATACTAACAGACATAAGAACTGAGGACAGACTCTGTGGCAGGGAGATGGGCAGGCAGATTTATACAGACAGTCTCAAAGATGACTTTTTCTGGCTTCATTTCCTCTCTACTCTTGTGTCCTTGTTCATCATCCTCttgttctctttcttctccatcTGTACGTTCTGTACGTGGACAGAGGTGGCCATGTTTCAACCCTGTGTTTTTCTCCATGTCTGATTGTTGTACTGCAGGGGTTCCCGAGGAGGAGAAACAGTTCCTGCATCCTCCAGCCATGAAGTTTGCACGCAGTCTGTCGGTGCCCGGCCCAGATGATATCCCCCCACCTCCCACCACTGCTCCACCGGACCCTCCATTCTCCTCTGCGCCGCCCCTCGGTTGGAGAGCCAAGTCATCTCAGCagccctctgtctctgtgtcccagTCCACATCCACCTCTGCGCACTACCAGCCCTTCTCCCAGTCAGTGCACTTCACCCATGGAGGCAGGGAGAGGGCGGGTGGTCCTGCCACTGGCCCTGGTATCGGAGCGGTGGATCACACAACCTCATATGCACATGCTGCTGCCCACACTGCTCAAAGCAGGACTGCTTCGCGAAAGGTTGCCTATACTGGGGAGCCTCTTGGAGCTGGTATAGGAGTTGGTGGAGGGGCAAAGGCAGCGGGTCTTAGGAGAGGCTACAGCACTGCTGTTCCCCCTTCTAGTATTGCCACAGTAATACCCCAGCAACAACAGACTACCCAGAGTCAACCCCAGCGAACAGACCGCAGTGCAGGTGGGGCTGGAGCAGGAGGTCCTAAAGGAGGAGCCCGGAGAGGCAAGGGCCCCCTGGTGAAGCAATCTAAGGTAGAGGACCTGCGTTTGGGCCAAGGCACACTGGGGGGCAAAGGCCCGGTGGAGAAAAGTTCCATCCCCATCCCCACCATAATTGTCAAGGCTCCTTCAACCAGCAGCAGTGGACGCAGCAGCCAGGGCAGCAGTGTGGAGGCTGATGCTCCTGCATCAGGGGAGacagatgaaacaaaaacacctcatggtcctcctccctccactccTGCTCCTCAACCCCCAGCCCCGCCTTCCATCCCAGCACCACCACCCCCGTCCTTGCCTTCTATGCGAGCCCAGGATAACCAGGACTTTACCAGTCAGTTTGGGGCTGCCATTGTTGGAGCAGCTCGCCGAGACAGAGAACGATTTCACGAGGCCCGCAGGAAGAGCGCATCCATGTTTATGTCTGCTGAGGAGGATGTGAGTCTTGGGGGAGTGAGTGACGGGGTGGGATTAAGTAGGACTCAGATGTCACAGCAACAGGTTAGCATACAGGCCGACGGTTCATCCACACGGCTGCGCCCATCCAAGTCAATTGACGAGGGCATGTTCTCTGGGGACACTTTTATCCATCACACCCGAAGTATGCCTCCAGCCTTTGGTCTACCTGAGTACTCCACACCTGCTCCGGACTATCAGCCCAAGTCTGTTCCCACTGACTTGTACACAGCAGCAGGCAGGCAGTCAGCACCCTCTTCTAGCACTACATTTATTCACCCGCTAACAGGCAAGGCACTTGACCCCTCATCACCATTAGGCCTTGCCCTTGCTGCCAGAGAGCGTGCTCTGAGAGATGACAGCAGGTACAGAAGGGGAGTAGAGCCCCACTTTACCCGCCAGATGTCAAGTGTGGTGTTTCCTTCATCTGCTGTCACCTCTCAGCCAGTGTCATCTGTCGCTCagtcctccagctcctcttACCTGGTTACTTCATCCTCTCTGGCTGCCACTACACCCACAGTTGGTCGCCCACCTTCACCCAGAATCCTCAGAGGGGTTGGCAGCAGTGCGTGGGGTGAGGAGGGCAGTGGAGGTGAGAGGGAGCGGGAAGGAGGAGGGGCTCGCGAGGGGCTCAGAGTTCGCTTCTCTGAGGATAAAACAGTCCACACGCACCACTACCAGTCTCAGCCGTATCAACCATCTTACAAGGAGAGGGAGCGGGAGAGGTCgagagagcgggagagggaGCTgtcgagagaaagagagagagacaaagaaagagagggtTACATGAGGAGGGCAGAACAGGCTGCTGATAGCTCTGCCCAGCAGGGGACACAGTCTCAGGAGCCTCGCAGGCCGTCATTTCTCAGGATGGAAAGTCAAACTGATGCCTATATCTTGTccctcacccctccctctcctccacctACTAGTGCTCAGCAGACATTGAAAACGACTGGGAGCACTGGCCTGATGGTTCTTCCTCCCCCTGCCCCCTCTGTTGATGCGGACGATGAGTTTGTCTACGCAgaccctcttcctcctccactggAGTTTGCCAACAGCTTTGACAGGGGAATTTCAGGGTACTCGCAGCACGGGATTCGCCCTAACAGCCTCAACTTCCGCCAACAACAGGCAccaccccctccaccaccaccgcctCCGCCCCCACCACCCCCGCCACCACCCCCTCAAAAAGAACTATTTGCCAGCGGGTATCCTGCTCATACACCCCTGCCCTCACCCCAGGCAGGGGACTCCACCGCCTCTAGCCTCACATCTTATGATAGTGAGGTGGCTAACCTGACTCAGTCAGCTCCTTCCCCTTCCCAAACATCGCCCAATCCCCTGCCCCCTCCCTCACCGTCTACTCTGCAGCCCACCTCTGTAGCGGGACCTTCTGCTCCCCCGTCAGTTTCACCACCACCTCCATCTGGATCCTACCACAGACCCTTCTCCATGTCCCACTCCCACCACCTTTACAACAGCACTCACACCCCTGGGCGCTCTTCTCCCACTCCTCCCCTGCACACAGTTGCGCCTCCCCCAGCCTACCGTGGTCCCCCAGTGCACTACTCCACTGCTGCCACCTCTACTCCTCATAGGAGCACTGCCTCCCATGCCATGACCACTAGCTGTGCCACTACAaccaccactgctgccaccaCAACAAGCACCTCCACTCAGCTCTACCAGGAGCGAACACATACCACACATACGACATCCTCCACCGCCATCATAGGCAGTCGAAGGACAGGGGAGCACCACCGGACTCCCCCTGCTACCAAGAAAGGGGAGTCCCAGGAGACAGTAGTAGATTCTGGGATTGAGGAGCTGGATagccgcagcagcagtgacCACCACCTGGATAGCATCCTAGCTCACAGTGGAGCTAGTGTGCGTGACAGGCTggacagaggggagagaggacGTATGGCAGGGGGAAGCGGGGTGGGGGAATCGGAGAGGGGAGGAGATTTCCTAGACTCTTACATGAGTTACTTGGACGGACAAACATTTGAGATGCAGAATGCTACAGCAGCAGCCTCCACCTACCCAAAAGCCAACAGGTTCAGAGACGGAGGTCGCGCTGGGGAGTTACACAGACAGACCAGTACCGCTCCTCCATCCTTCCACTCCCACAGACGAAGAGATGAGCAGACGGACGACGAGGTCGAGGAGGGAGTGCTGGAGGATGAAAGTGGCCATGATGGATATGGGATGAGAGACGTGCAGTCTATGGTACGATCCACTTCACCGTACTTTGATCGGCCGCGCACTCCTGAGATAAAGCCTCACTGGGGTGAGGGTCAGATGAGCAGTGATGGAGGCGGCCAGTCCGGGACACTTTTAGAGGGGAAGAAGATTTACCCACCTGCATCCAGTATGAAGCCCAGCATCATTAATGAGCTGAGCAGCAAACTGCAACAAAGAACCAAGGACAGCTGGAGCAGCCAGAGAACACTGAGCAGACATAGGTATGGTCTAggttttggctttttaatgtcaCAACATGAACCACTGTTTTTGTAGTTGTTGATGCACAGCATTGTCTTTTTGTAACTGTGTTCctcgtgtgtgtctgtcatttGTGACTCCATCCCCCCATGATTGACACTGTACTGTCTGCTTATGTCATGTGTTGTGTCTACACTATGTAAACCTGTTTTGTTTCTCTGGCTTTTTCCATGTGTTTCTCtcagaagcagaaacaggtaATAGTGCCGCTTCCGCATCAGTTTTCTTTATGGAAGAAAGTAAACCTTTAATATCTGCTTCACTTTACAGCCTGTTGTGAGTCCATAGGAAAGCAGAGGCAACTGTGTTAAACTACATAATCTTAAATAGATTgtataaaatgattttaatcCAGAGGTCCAAGAAATAGCTGTGCAATGTTTTCCTTGGTGTGCGTGCATATTTTACATCTTGTTGTGTTGTGGTTTCTATCGTGCATTTCTTATATAACAACTTCTCTTTCTCACCCTCTGTTTACAGATTTTCAGAAGATTCAGTCTCGGCTCTGAGTCCGCCTTCAGCTCGATCCCTGTCCCCATCTCCAATCTCGTTATCACAGCCATCACTGTCCCCATCCCCCACGCCTGTTTCCCAATATCCCAACTGGGGACGATCCCCGTCCCCACAGCCCCCAGCTGCCCCGCAGCCTCCACGTTGCCATTCGCCACTGTCCCCGACTTATTCCCCTTACCCCACCTCCCCCAAACACAGACCTGTCTACCGGACCAAAGCCCTAGAATTCAAGTTCATTCCTAGTCGTGAGTCCCGTAAAGCAGAATCACACATGCTCCAGCGCAGGCGAGCACCAAGCCCCCTCATCTCCCCATCAGAGAGGCCCAAACTGGGCCCACCACGTCCATCCTCCCTTCCACTACTCCCCACCTCGCCCCTATACAGTGCCATGTATGACCTTCAAGGTTCAATTACTCCTCCATCACCTGGGAACCCTCTAGGTGATCCTTATTTCTCGCCATCTCCTCCCCTGTTTGCCCCCTCTGGTGCCCCTCCACCTCCAAACTCCACTCTGGTTGTTTCACGATCCCTCTCACCGACACATTTCCTGTCCGGGACCTCGTCTCCACCCCTGCATCCTCTCCCTCCACCTACCTGCCTGAGTTACCCCCATCTACCGCCCCCTTCCCCGACAAAGCCATTTGCCTCCAAGCCGCTGCCCTACTGGACCAAGTATGACGTTGCAGACTGGCTAGGATACCTGAACCTGGGCGAGCACAGAGAGCGCTTCTTGGACAACGAGATCGACGGCACCCACCTGCCCTCTCTAACCAAGGATGATTATCTGGACTTGGGTGTGACACGAGTGGGCCATCGCATGAACATAGAACGGGCCCTGAGGAACATCATTGATAGGTATGGCTGCACAGTTCACCACTTCATTTAAGTTTATATGTTTATACCTTTTCACAGTTCTTTTAACCAATGCAGATGAACATATCATCTATTTTACCTGTACTTGTGTGGACAAAACtcaacattcatttacattacaATAGAATACAACTGTAACCATGCCATCTACTGGTATGAGTTACAGAAATGAATCATATATGCTTTCATTTGCGTTACATTGCTTTAATTACTGGGATGAAATACAAATGaaccatgtactgtatgtattgaTGACACATACTTCTAATGGCTGAATCTGATCTGCATCCACTTTCATAATTTGAAACATACTACGAACATGACACTGATGCTAATGGAAATTATAGTAATTAAGTGTAAAATCTGGGGCCTGTCACAGCATTATTTCTTCACTGCTCTGCAGCTGCCAAAGCCACAAGAGATCATGACAAAACCTCACAGTGAAAATAGTGTTGATCATATCTTGACATAAATCAGTGATGTTTTATACAGAGTGAGTAAAGTCACCTGATGGGAAAAGTCACTGTTGCACCAGAAGGTTTaagtttaaaggtccaatacGCCATACTTAAGCACCAACAGTTGCCGCAGTTGAGCCCGTATGTGAGACcacgacagcagcagctgtgagagTTAATTCCACTAAGCTATTGTGCAAACAAAGATGTAAACAACAAGTTATTGGTGAGTCCAAGGGAAGAGGCGCTAGTTCAGAATCATTTGGCAGCTCAAAGTGCTCTCTACTTTGGAGATGACAGATCAATAATATCCGTGGTCtcatctctgtcctctgtccttttAAGCCCAAAACAAATGACCTCCTTTGGAAGTCAATTCAGTGAGTCTCCTTCCTTGACCTACTTGTTGCCACTCTTATGCAGCTTGTTACTTAAGTGGAACTTTGTACAAGACATCCTGAACTTGGAGCTTTCAGGAAAACTTCAACAGGTCATGAATATATGACTGGGGAGGCTAACAAACCCATGTGGATGTAGCATATTTATATGTAGGGTCTTCCTGTTGTCCTCAAATGCAACTGCTGGAGTGGACACTAAAACAGAATCCACAATAACCACACCCAGAGAAGGAGAATCACAAGAATCCGCTGAAGACTTTGATGTAGTGCTGCATTTTTGACTAgttcatatttgttttctcataTCATGTAAGGCACATTGTGCGGGACATGTGGGATTATAGATCTATATTGAGGCAATTGTTGTTTGTGCTTCTTTCCTCAGGCTGTCCAGCAGCCCATTTCCTATTTCTGTTCTCTCACCTCGGGATGgacagagtgagaggaggagagatgacGTGAGCCAGAGCTGAGGTTGCAAATGCAGAGAATTAAAGAGAAAGGAAGGAGGGATTGGAGGCAATGAGGGAGGAAGACACAACTGCTGCTGTCCATGGTGGATTCACACGACAAATGAGAGGGGAACAGATTTCACACAGAGAGCAAGAAAAGGGGGAGTCACTTCCCAAAGGGAGATGGAAACAcagggatgaaaaa of Solea solea chromosome 16, fSolSol10.1, whole genome shotgun sequence contains these proteins:
- the shank1 gene encoding SH3 and multiple ankyrin repeat domains protein 1 — protein: MTMPFSPLSSDEEQQRMLGNNRHLYPGAEDEEEEEEEEEEEMEEDDRDEDGEEENGELEGEEEDDEEEMVEEVRRGGLSRGGRGEGHRQSGKMSTRPSGDRQVRTGNPGQTANPYSSNPGATHQQPTNQIQQQQRRLKERGSGSVPPEDAHIAMMVFRIGIPDIKQTKCLRFNPDATVWKAKQQVLCSLTESLRDVLNYGLFQPATDGHDAKFLEEERLLKEYPQSFEKGVPYLEFRYKTRVYKQTNLDEKQLAKLHTKASLKKFMDYIQTSAVDKMVKFLDKGLDPNFQDSDTGETPLSLAVQCEPGGGESIRVLVEGGAHIDFRAKDGLTPLHKAVRGHRHTALLVLLSLSASPDYKDRRGLTPLYHTVLTGGDTSCCETLLYHHAKLGIRDENGWDETHQACQNGNSQHLEHLLFYGADSSSQNASGNTALHICALYNKESCARILLYRGANKDTKNNSGQTPFQVAVMSGHFELGEIIKNHRDTDVVPFVESPKYAPQRRESTRTLTIPHPHPFLRANSDSSMNLPDWMAVPNAPGTNIVSVQGYKHTGTLRSASSPRGARTRSPSRGRIGDKEDRSRQSRRQGPAPTSTTIQTAGQRRRLYSAVPGRSFVATRAHSAQGEREISFNKGDRVKVLSVGEGGYWEGTVRGRTGWFPSDCVEEVMHRSQDARSESRGERAKRLFRHYTVGSYDSFDAPSDYIIKEKTVLLQKKDSEGFGFVLRGAKAQTPIEEFTPTPAFPALQYLESVDEGGVAWRAGLRMGDFLIEVNGQNVVKVGHRQVVNMIRQGGNSLMVKVVMVTRNPDMEDGSRKKIPQQSKRLNTPAIALRSKSMTSELEEMVERAATPWKKKSEFESSQVTEKKRTVYQMALNKLDEILAAAQQTISTNEAPGTRGQGPKRDRGRSFYGNEANYGDQSGVGMMSSGLGLGYARGQYTSGHGPPHGMLRQKSIGVPEEEKQFLHPPAMKFARSLSVPGPDDIPPPPTTAPPDPPFSSAPPLGWRAKSSQQPSVSVSQSTSTSAHYQPFSQSVHFTHGGRERAGGPATGPGIGAVDHTTSYAHAAAHTAQSRTASRKVAYTGEPLGAGIGVGGGAKAAGLRRGYSTAVPPSSIATVIPQQQQTTQSQPQRTDRSAGGAGAGGPKGGARRGKGPLVKQSKVEDLRLGQGTLGGKGPVEKSSIPIPTIIVKAPSTSSSGRSSQGSSVEADAPASGETDETKTPHGPPPSTPAPQPPAPPSIPAPPPPSLPSMRAQDNQDFTSQFGAAIVGAARRDRERFHEARRKSASMFMSAEEDVSLGGVSDGVGLSRTQMSQQQVSIQADGSSTRLRPSKSIDEGMFSGDTFIHHTRSMPPAFGLPEYSTPAPDYQPKSVPTDLYTAAGRQSAPSSSTTFIHPLTGKALDPSSPLGLALAARERALRDDSRYRRGVEPHFTRQMSSVVFPSSAVTSQPVSSVAQSSSSSYLVTSSSLAATTPTVGRPPSPRILRGVGSSAWGEEGSGGEREREGGGAREGLRVRFSEDKTVHTHHYQSQPYQPSYKERERERSRERERELSRERERDKEREGYMRRAEQAADSSAQQGTQSQEPRRPSFLRMESQTDAYILSLTPPSPPPTSAQQTLKTTGSTGLMVLPPPAPSVDADDEFVYADPLPPPLEFANSFDRGISGYSQHGIRPNSLNFRQQQAPPPPPPPPPPPPPPPPPPQKELFASGYPAHTPLPSPQAGDSTASSLTSYDSEVANLTQSAPSPSQTSPNPLPPPSPSTLQPTSVAGPSAPPSVSPPPPSGSYHRPFSMSHSHHLYNSTHTPGRSSPTPPLHTVAPPPAYRGPPVHYSTAATSTPHRSTASHAMTTSCATTTTTAATTTSTSTQLYQERTHTTHTTSSTAIIGSRRTGEHHRTPPATKKGESQETVVDSGIEELDSRSSSDHHLDSILAHSGASVRDRLDRGERGRMAGGSGVGESERGGDFLDSYMSYLDGQTFEMQNATAAASTYPKANRFRDGGRAGELHRQTSTAPPSFHSHRRRDEQTDDEVEEGVLEDESGHDGYGMRDVQSMVRSTSPYFDRPRTPEIKPHWGEGQMSSDGGGQSGTLLEGKKIYPPASSMKPSIINELSSKLQQRTKDSWSSQRTLSRHRNRFSEDSVSALSPPSARSLSPSPISLSQPSLSPSPTPVSQYPNWGRSPSPQPPAAPQPPRCHSPLSPTYSPYPTSPKHRPVYRTKALEFKFIPSRESRKAESHMLQRRRAPSPLISPSERPKLGPPRPSSLPLLPTSPLYSAMYDLQGSITPPSPGNPLGDPYFSPSPPLFAPSGAPPPPNSTLVVSRSLSPTHFLSGTSSPPLHPLPPPTCLSYPHLPPPSPTKPFASKPLPYWTKYDVADWLGYLNLGEHRERFLDNEIDGTHLPSLTKDDYLDLGVTRVGHRMNIERALRNIIDRLSSSPFPISVLSPRDGQSERRRDDVSQS